A window of Aeromicrobium sp. A1-2 contains these coding sequences:
- a CDS encoding lysylphosphatidylglycerol synthase domain-containing protein, with amino-acid sequence MNSTSRPLRHILSAAAVVASVGLTALIPVMVGMSWSAIITVLAGISVVTLVGLGVLWAAGLLVHTIVLRAALPGLTTRRALLLNISGSAVSNVAPFGGAAGVGLGYVMARSWKVSPASFASFTAISNLWNVVGKLLVGTVLISAALILGVNLPPAFHGVLAYGTAVVLAVTIALIVALSSRTVADRLGRSLDIGINAVLRRLGSPRRVEARTWVHETRAANSATVSTSWARLTLGVLAYLFLQALLMAGCLIAVGAHVPWTFIAVAFAVERLITVIPFTPGGSGLAELGSVAVLVALGVDPVGAASGILLYRLFTFLLEIPLGGISALVWFRHHRATTHELVAA; translated from the coding sequence ATGAATTCGACGTCACGTCCGCTCAGGCACATCCTTTCCGCGGCAGCGGTGGTGGCTTCGGTCGGCCTCACGGCGTTGATTCCGGTCATGGTGGGAATGTCCTGGTCCGCCATCATTACCGTCCTGGCCGGCATCTCGGTGGTGACTCTCGTGGGTCTCGGTGTGCTGTGGGCGGCCGGCCTGCTGGTACACACCATCGTCCTACGGGCCGCGCTGCCGGGCCTGACGACCCGGCGAGCGCTGCTCCTGAACATCTCGGGCAGCGCAGTGTCGAATGTTGCCCCGTTCGGTGGAGCGGCCGGGGTGGGTCTCGGGTACGTGATGGCCCGATCCTGGAAGGTCTCCCCGGCGTCCTTCGCCTCGTTCACGGCGATCAGCAACCTGTGGAACGTCGTCGGGAAGCTGCTGGTCGGAACCGTGCTGATCAGCGCCGCCCTGATCCTGGGAGTCAACCTGCCGCCGGCCTTCCACGGTGTCCTCGCCTACGGGACCGCCGTGGTTCTGGCGGTGACGATCGCGTTGATCGTCGCGCTCTCGAGCAGGACGGTCGCAGACCGGCTGGGACGGAGTCTGGACATCGGCATCAACGCGGTGCTCAGACGCCTCGGGTCGCCCCGTCGGGTTGAGGCCCGGACGTGGGTCCACGAGACCCGCGCGGCCAACTCGGCAACCGTCTCCACCAGTTGGGCTCGTCTGACGCTGGGCGTGCTGGCCTATCTCTTCCTGCAGGCACTCCTGATGGCAGGCTGCCTGATCGCCGTCGGGGCTCACGTGCCGTGGACCTTCATCGCGGTCGCCTTCGCGGTCGAGCGCCTCATCACCGTCATCCCCTTCACACCCGGCGGCAGCGGCCTCGCCGAGCTCGGATCGGTCGCCGTCCTCGTCGCCCTGGGCGTGGATCCTGTCGGCGCGGCATCCGGGATCCTGCTGTACCGGCTCTTCACCTTCCTGCTGGAGATCCCTCTCGGTGGCATCAGCGCGCTGGTTTGGTTCCGCCACCACCGCGCGACGACCCATGAGCTGGTGGCGGCATGA
- a CDS encoding PIG-L deacetylase family protein: MAFTVVSFHAHPDDEALLTGGTLARCVAEGHRVVIVTATDGAAGLADEHDHPREQLGSIRLRELEAAASALGVHRVVALGYADGAFSDTPVAEAADALAAVLREEGADVLTTYDRAGGYGHPDHVHVHRVGAAAARRACTPVVLEATVDRSLLMRATALMRMLPGRLPVSSASFAQSYSAPSEITHRVDVRPQVGAKRAALAAHLSQSTGAQTRTVRFLLAVPTVVGRRVLGHEWFIEQGRPVTEHPIDDIFASLR; encoded by the coding sequence ATGGCCTTCACCGTCGTCTCCTTCCACGCCCACCCCGATGACGAGGCGCTCCTCACCGGTGGCACCCTGGCGCGTTGCGTGGCGGAGGGACACCGTGTCGTCATCGTCACCGCGACCGACGGCGCGGCCGGCCTCGCTGACGAGCACGACCATCCGCGTGAACAGCTCGGGTCGATACGGCTGCGTGAGCTCGAGGCCGCTGCTTCGGCGCTGGGGGTCCACCGGGTCGTGGCCCTGGGCTATGCGGACGGAGCTTTCTCCGACACCCCCGTCGCCGAGGCAGCAGATGCCCTCGCCGCAGTGCTGCGCGAGGAGGGCGCGGACGTTCTGACGACCTACGACCGCGCCGGCGGCTATGGGCATCCCGATCACGTTCACGTGCATCGTGTCGGTGCAGCGGCGGCCCGTCGCGCCTGCACCCCGGTCGTGCTCGAGGCGACGGTCGACCGCTCCCTGCTGATGCGGGCGACCGCCTTGATGAGGATGCTCCCGGGACGCCTGCCCGTCAGCTCGGCGTCCTTCGCCCAGTCGTACTCCGCACCGTCGGAGATCACCCACCGCGTCGACGTCCGCCCGCAGGTCGGCGCCAAGCGCGCTGCGCTCGCGGCGCACCTCAGCCAGTCCACGGGGGCGCAGACCCGAACGGTCCGGTTCCTGCTCGCAGTGCCCACCGTCGTGGGCCGCCGCGTCCTGGGTCACGAGTGGTTCATCGAACAAGGTCGCCCCGTGACCGAGCACCCGATCGATGACATCTTTGCGAGCCTGAGATGA